One window of the Emcibacter sp. genome contains the following:
- a CDS encoding M14 family metallopeptidase, translating to MMKTPKYFLILSLALFGLFQPASAENAVCNFDSIKFKTDFPTARINACEEKDGEYYLTIRPEKEPINPSPWYAFRVESEKSGKITIILNYDYGEHRYWPKFSLDGHVWYSVKASDFRISEDKKHALFHVKVKKDEPLWVAGQEIFTNRQHTLWMSGAAREYDFLDLYKLGVSAEGRDVFKLETRVPSPKAPTIILLGRQHPPEVTGALAMVPFMETLFGDTDLARRFREKYRILAVPNINPDGVARGNWRGNVNGQDLNRDWGRFTQPETELVRRELQRFGEGKEGPVALMLDFHSTWENLLYTQKDEDPTTPGNFAVNWHTAVTDRVGDIPLRLAPGASDLTKGTSKGYFYVTYGVPSITYEMGDEADRDNIRKLAVVAAEEMMKIMLSE from the coding sequence ATGATGAAGACACCAAAATATTTTCTGATCCTGTCGTTGGCCCTGTTTGGCCTGTTCCAGCCCGCCTCTGCTGAAAATGCAGTCTGTAATTTCGACAGCATTAAATTCAAAACAGATTTTCCCACCGCCCGAATCAATGCCTGCGAGGAAAAAGACGGTGAATATTATCTGACCATCAGGCCGGAGAAGGAGCCGATCAATCCCAGTCCCTGGTACGCTTTTCGGGTGGAAAGCGAGAAATCGGGAAAGATCACTATTATTCTGAATTATGACTACGGTGAGCATCGCTACTGGCCCAAGTTTAGTCTCGACGGGCATGTATGGTATTCGGTGAAGGCGTCGGATTTCAGAATTTCAGAAGATAAAAAACACGCTCTTTTTCACGTCAAGGTGAAGAAGGATGAACCCCTGTGGGTTGCCGGCCAGGAGATATTTACCAATCGGCAACATACCCTGTGGATGTCGGGTGCGGCCCGGGAATATGATTTTCTGGATCTATATAAGCTCGGCGTGTCAGCAGAAGGTCGGGATGTTTTCAAACTGGAAACCCGGGTCCCTTCGCCGAAGGCGCCGACTATAATTTTGCTTGGCCGCCAACATCCGCCGGAAGTGACCGGGGCACTGGCCATGGTGCCTTTCATGGAAACGCTGTTTGGCGACACTGACCTGGCGCGACGGTTCCGGGAAAAATACCGTATTCTTGCTGTTCCCAACATTAACCCGGACGGGGTCGCCCGCGGCAACTGGCGCGGCAATGTGAACGGCCAGGACCTGAACCGGGACTGGGGCAGATTTACCCAGCCGGAAACGGAACTTGTCCGGCGTGAACTGCAGCGGTTTGGCGAAGGCAAAGAGGGTCCCGTTGCCCTGATGCTGGATTTTCATTCCACCTGGGAAAATCTGCTCTATACCCAGAAGGACGAGGATCCGACTACGCCCGGGAATTTCGCGGTCAACTGGCATACAGCCGTCACGGACAGGGTTGGCGATATTCCGCTCAGACTGGCGCCAGGCGCCAGTGACCTCACGAAAGGAACCTCCAAAGGGTATTTTTATGTCACTTACGGTGTGCCTTCCATCACCTATGAAATGGGGGATGAGGCGGATCGTGACAATATCCGCAAGCTTGCCGTTGTTGCCGCCGAAGAAATGATGAAAATCATGCTTTCTGAATGA
- a CDS encoding autotransporter assembly complex family protein has product MALAGTDLHAREKFSYGLDIQGFEKLPDSTVRQTFENHSVLLNKNSEPFASVSNLRARLKQDVDLMRRILRAEGYYNNQITEKLSRRENRFDVIITLIPGPRYILDKIEITYTTTPDEEIREKAFAALALEKGTPLRSEETITAQTRMIVAFPELGFPFARVEDRKIVVDHATRTASVEFIVTPGIRIRFGNVEFEGLSSVNESYPARMISWQPGEFFSQQKVDDLRSRLSGTGLFRSIKITLADQETVDRDIIVEVTENKHRTISVSGGYATSDGLSSDASWQHRNIFGNGEKLLIGAHLAEIEQSLSARLDKPNFRRLDQTLIIETSLKNENTDAYDALTADGRVGLERLLTNNLAASVSVFSQYSDISNSDNDRNYWLAALPVGVRWDNSNDILDPTKGFRASVSTAPSFIFNGSNEFYLRSEINVSGYYPLDGDHDFVLAARARVGSVYGISFDELPAKERFFSGGGGSVRGYGYQDIGPRDASGDPTGGRSVAEINAEMRVHISDTLSLVPFMDGGNVYEKVLPRFTGFRWGAGLGVRYHTSFGPLRVDAATPLNRLPGESRFHLYISLGQAF; this is encoded by the coding sequence ATGGCCCTCGCCGGAACCGATCTTCATGCCCGCGAGAAATTCTCCTACGGTCTTGACATCCAGGGTTTTGAGAAACTTCCGGACAGCACCGTACGGCAGACCTTCGAGAACCATTCGGTTCTGTTGAACAAAAATTCGGAACCATTCGCCTCTGTCTCCAACCTGAGAGCCAGACTGAAGCAGGATGTTGACCTGATGCGACGAATTCTGCGGGCTGAAGGATATTACAACAATCAAATCACAGAGAAACTTTCCCGTCGGGAGAACAGGTTCGACGTCATCATCACCCTGATTCCTGGCCCGCGTTATATTCTGGACAAGATTGAGATTACCTACACGACGACACCTGACGAGGAGATAAGGGAAAAAGCGTTTGCTGCCCTGGCGCTTGAGAAAGGAACGCCCCTGCGATCCGAGGAGACCATTACAGCCCAGACCAGAATGATTGTCGCCTTTCCGGAACTGGGATTTCCCTTCGCCCGGGTGGAAGACCGTAAAATTGTCGTTGATCATGCTACAAGAACTGCATCTGTGGAATTTATCGTCACGCCCGGGATACGCATCCGCTTTGGAAATGTAGAATTTGAGGGACTGTCATCCGTCAATGAAAGTTATCCCGCACGGATGATTTCCTGGCAGCCGGGAGAATTCTTCAGCCAGCAAAAAGTCGATGATTTGCGGTCCCGCCTGTCCGGAACCGGCCTGTTTCGCAGTATAAAGATTACCCTGGCGGATCAGGAAACTGTGGACCGGGATATCATAGTCGAGGTGACGGAAAACAAGCACAGGACAATCAGTGTCTCCGGCGGTTATGCCACCAGTGACGGTCTCAGCAGTGACGCGTCCTGGCAGCATCGCAATATTTTCGGCAATGGCGAGAAACTTCTGATCGGCGCCCATCTGGCAGAAATCGAGCAATCCCTGAGCGCCCGGCTGGATAAACCCAACTTCAGACGACTTGACCAGACCCTGATCATTGAAACCAGCCTGAAGAATGAAAATACCGATGCCTATGATGCCCTGACCGCCGACGGGAGAGTCGGGCTCGAACGTCTTCTGACCAATAATCTGGCGGCAAGCGTTTCTGTTTTCAGCCAATATAGCGACATCAGCAATTCCGACAACGACCGAAACTACTGGCTGGCGGCCCTGCCGGTCGGTGTGCGCTGGGATAATTCCAACGATATCCTCGATCCGACCAAAGGTTTCAGGGCGTCCGTCAGCACTGCCCCCAGCTTTATTTTTAACGGATCAAACGAGTTTTATCTGCGCAGTGAGATCAATGTGAGCGGTTATTACCCGCTGGACGGCGATCATGATTTTGTTCTGGCAGCAAGGGCACGGGTGGGATCAGTTTACGGCATCAGCTTTGACGAATTGCCGGCAAAAGAGCGATTTTTCAGCGGTGGCGGCGGTTCAGTCCGGGGCTATGGATATCAGGACATCGGCCCCCGGGATGCTTCCGGTGATCCCACAGGCGGGCGATCCGTTGCGGAGATCAATGCGGAAATGCGGGTGCATATATCTGATACCCTGAGCCTCGTTCCCTTTATGGATGGCGGCAATGTTTATGAGAAGGTTCTGCCGCGCTTTACCGGCTTTCGCTGGGGGGCAGGCCTCGGCGTTCGCTACCACACAAGTTTCGGCCCCCTCCGGGTGGATGCCGCCACGCCGTTGAACCGTCTGCCCGGCGAAAGCCGCTTTCACCTGTATATCAGTCTGGGGCAGGCCTTCTGA
- a CDS encoding BCAM0308 family protein, translating into MSGIGGHVPPGERRNRLMKEEIHDPYLKRSKPAEPTVCPECGAAFSKGRWQWVTEAPKDAHEEMCPACQRIRDKAPAGFLTLSGEFLSGHRDEIMHLVHHKVEQEKKEHPFKRLMAVEEQEDGATVLTFTDVHLPRGVGEAIEHAYKGSLDIKSPKDAEIVRVYWER; encoded by the coding sequence ATGAGCGGAATAGGAGGACATGTGCCCCCCGGGGAGCGCCGGAATCGCCTGATGAAGGAAGAAATTCATGATCCCTATCTGAAACGGTCCAAGCCTGCAGAACCAACAGTATGCCCGGAGTGTGGCGCCGCTTTCAGTAAAGGAAGGTGGCAGTGGGTCACTGAAGCACCTAAAGATGCCCATGAGGAAATGTGCCCTGCCTGTCAACGCATCCGTGACAAGGCGCCGGCCGGATTTTTGACTCTGAGCGGTGAATTTTTGTCCGGACATCGCGACGAAATCATGCATTTGGTGCATCACAAGGTTGAACAGGAAAAGAAGGAACATCCTTTCAAGCGGCTCATGGCAGTTGAGGAGCAGGAGGATGGCGCCACTGTTCTGACCTTTACGGATGTTCATCTGCCACGCGGTGTCGGGGAGGCCATCGAACATGCCTACAAAGGTAGTCTCGATATAAAATCCCCCAAGGACGCAGAAATTGTCCGGGTCTACTGGGAACGCTAA
- the lepA gene encoding translation elongation factor 4 gives MTDLDKIRNFSIVAHIDHGKSTLADRMIQFCGGLTDREMKEQVLDSMDIERERGITIKAQTVRLEYKAHDGETYVLNLMDTPGHVDFAYEVSRCLYACEGSLLVVDSSQGVEAQTLANVYQAIENDHEIVPVLNKIDLPAAEPERVREQIEDVIGIDASEAILASAKTGQGIEDLLESLVHKLPAPKGNREAPLKALLVDSWYDSYLGVMVLVRIIDGVMKKGQRIKMMAAGSDHIIDRVGVFTPKENMVSELGPGEVGFFTASIKEVAQTHVGDTITDYKKPCEKALPGFKPVQSVVFCGLFPADTAEFENLRESMHKLRLNDASFEFETETSAALGYGFRCGFLGMLHLEIIQERLMREFDLDIITTSPSVVYKLHMNDGTLKELHNPADMPDPVKVKEIEEPWIRATILVPDEYLGPVLTLCQDKRGEQVELTYAGNRAMVVYKLPLNEVVYDFYDRLKSISRGYASFDYQMDEYRVGDLVKMSILVNGEPVDALSVMVHRSQSEYRGRALCERLKDLIPRQLFKIPIQAAIGGKVIARETISAMRKDVTAKCYGGDITRKRKLLEKQKKGKKKMRMYGKVEIPHEAFIAALKMGDDK, from the coding sequence ATGACTGATTTAGACAAAATTAGAAACTTCTCGATTGTTGCCCATATCGATCACGGCAAATCCACCCTTGCTGATCGTATGATCCAGTTTTGCGGCGGCCTGACCGACCGTGAGATGAAGGAACAGGTTCTGGACAGCATGGACATCGAGCGGGAACGCGGCATCACCATCAAGGCCCAGACCGTCCGCCTGGAATATAAGGCCCATGATGGGGAAACCTACGTCCTCAACCTGATGGATACGCCCGGCCATGTGGACTTCGCCTATGAAGTCAGCCGCTGCCTCTATGCCTGTGAAGGATCCCTGCTTGTCGTTGATTCCAGCCAGGGGGTTGAGGCACAGACCCTGGCCAATGTCTATCAGGCCATCGAAAACGATCATGAAATTGTCCCGGTACTCAACAAGATCGACCTTCCGGCTGCTGAACCTGAACGGGTTCGTGAACAGATCGAGGATGTCATCGGTATCGACGCATCGGAAGCCATTCTTGCGTCGGCAAAAACAGGACAGGGCATTGAGGATCTGCTGGAAAGCCTTGTGCATAAACTGCCGGCGCCGAAAGGCAACCGGGAGGCTCCGCTCAAAGCACTGCTGGTAGACAGCTGGTACGATTCCTACCTTGGCGTGATGGTTCTGGTCCGCATCATTGACGGCGTGATGAAAAAAGGCCAGCGCATTAAAATGATGGCAGCAGGTTCGGACCATATCATCGACCGGGTCGGTGTTTTCACCCCCAAGGAAAACATGGTAAGCGAACTTGGCCCGGGCGAGGTCGGATTTTTCACAGCCTCTATCAAGGAAGTGGCCCAGACCCATGTGGGTGATACCATTACCGATTACAAAAAGCCCTGTGAAAAGGCGTTGCCGGGCTTTAAACCTGTACAGAGTGTGGTTTTCTGCGGTCTGTTCCCGGCTGACACCGCCGAATTTGAAAACCTGCGCGAAAGCATGCACAAACTTCGTCTGAATGACGCCAGCTTCGAATTTGAAACCGAAACCAGCGCCGCCCTCGGTTACGGATTCCGTTGCGGTTTTCTCGGCATGCTGCACCTGGAGATTATCCAGGAACGGCTCATGCGTGAGTTTGACCTGGATATTATCACAACCTCGCCCAGTGTGGTCTACAAACTGCACATGAACGACGGTACCCTGAAGGAACTTCACAATCCTGCCGACATGCCTGACCCGGTCAAGGTCAAGGAAATCGAGGAACCCTGGATCAGGGCCACTATCCTTGTGCCTGACGAATATCTGGGACCGGTCCTGACCCTGTGCCAAGACAAGCGCGGTGAACAGGTTGAGCTGACCTATGCCGGCAACCGGGCCATGGTGGTCTATAAGCTCCCCCTCAACGAAGTGGTTTATGATTTCTACGACCGGCTCAAGTCCATCAGCCGCGGCTATGCCAGCTTTGACTATCAGATGGATGAATACAGGGTCGGTGACCTGGTCAAAATGTCAATCCTTGTGAACGGGGAACCGGTGGATGCGCTGAGTGTCATGGTTCACCGCAGCCAGTCGGAATATCGCGGCCGGGCGCTCTGCGAACGACTGAAGGACTTGATCCCGAGACAGCTTTTCAAAATCCCGATTCAGGCTGCCATCGGCGGCAAGGTGATCGCCCGCGAAACCATTTCCGCCATGCGCAAGGATGTGACCGCCAAATGTTATGGCGGCGATATCACCCGTAAACGCAAGCTTCTGGAAAAACAGAAGAAGGGTAAGAAAAAGATGCGTATGTACGGCAAGGTGGAAATCCCGCACGAAGCCTTTATCGCCGCCCTCAAAATGGGTGACGATAAATAA
- a CDS encoding MBL fold metallo-hydrolase, with protein sequence MQIEFFGATREVTGSCYLLRVGDYRVLVECGLIQGSHEHERHNHDPFPFNPKKIDAVVLTHAHLDHSGRLPLLIKRGYRGRIYTHRATSDLCDIMLEDSGYLNEKEAQWENKRRERRGQELLEPLYTRKEARVAHKHFHSLEYDKRVEILPGVRLTLRDAGHILGSAIAELELEDGGHRRKVVFSGDLGHRGAPILRDPHVVTQADLVVLESTYGDRCHRSWEKTWQEMGEIISNARSNKGNILIPAFTVGRTQELLYMFRRYYREWGIGDWDVFLDSPMGIEATEVYAKHAKVYDARAREIYETDGDPFDLPNLHMTQRTEESARINKIKSGAIIIAGSGMCTGGRIKRHLEHNIGRPDAHVMIVGFQARGTLGRALVDGAKTIHLWGEEYPVKAQVHTVGGLSAHADQRGLLDWYGHFEGRPPVALVHGEPEAMDVLAGKLETEYDAPVTKAEFKQIIRL encoded by the coding sequence ATGCAGATAGAGTTTTTTGGAGCGACTCGGGAAGTCACTGGATCGTGTTATTTGTTACGGGTTGGTGACTACCGGGTTCTTGTCGAGTGTGGCCTGATTCAGGGAAGTCATGAGCATGAGCGCCACAATCATGATCCGTTCCCTTTTAATCCCAAAAAAATTGATGCGGTGGTGCTGACCCACGCCCATCTGGATCATTCCGGCCGGCTGCCTCTGTTGATCAAAAGGGGCTATCGGGGCAGGATCTACACCCACCGGGCCACCTCTGATCTGTGTGACATCATGCTGGAGGATTCCGGCTATCTGAACGAAAAAGAGGCCCAATGGGAAAATAAAAGACGGGAACGTCGGGGCCAGGAGCTTCTGGAACCCCTTTATACCCGTAAAGAAGCCCGCGTGGCACACAAGCATTTTCATTCTCTGGAGTATGACAAGCGCGTGGAAATTCTTCCCGGTGTCCGGCTTACTTTACGGGATGCGGGGCATATTCTCGGGTCCGCCATCGCGGAACTGGAACTGGAAGACGGCGGCCATAGACGCAAGGTTGTTTTCAGCGGCGATCTCGGGCACCGCGGGGCGCCTATCCTGCGCGACCCGCATGTTGTGACACAGGCCGACCTGGTGGTGCTGGAAAGCACGTATGGTGATCGTTGTCACCGGAGCTGGGAAAAAACCTGGCAGGAGATGGGGGAGATTATATCGAATGCCCGCAGCAACAAGGGCAATATCCTTATCCCCGCCTTTACAGTCGGACGTACCCAGGAACTGCTTTATATGTTCAGGCGCTATTACCGGGAGTGGGGCATTGGCGATTGGGATGTCTTTCTCGACAGTCCCATGGGCATTGAGGCGACGGAAGTCTATGCGAAACATGCCAAGGTTTATGATGCCCGGGCGCGGGAGATTTATGAAACCGACGGGGATCCCTTTGATCTGCCGAACCTGCATATGACCCAGCGCACCGAGGAATCCGCCAGGATCAACAAGATCAAATCCGGGGCTATTATCATTGCCGGTAGCGGGATGTGTACCGGCGGGCGGATCAAGCGGCACCTGGAACATAATATCGGTCGCCCCGATGCTCATGTGATGATTGTCGGCTTTCAGGCCCGGGGCACTCTCGGTCGCGCCCTTGTCGATGGCGCCAAAACAATTCATCTGTGGGGGGAGGAGTATCCGGTCAAAGCCCAGGTTCATACCGTGGGCGGCCTATCCGCCCATGCGGATCAGCGGGGCCTTCTCGACTGGTACGGTCACTTTGAAGGTCGACCTCCGGTGGCGCTTGTACATGGCGAACCGGAAGCAATGGATGTTCTGGCCGGCAAACTGGAAACAGAGTATGACGCGCCGGTCACCAAAGCCGAATTCAAGCAGATCATCCGGTTGTAA
- a CDS encoding SapC family protein has product MTPKFATINNETHRKFRIKNHTDFAHIQGQHLAPIALHEFVKTATSLPVVFVKPQNGDDFHAVVMMGLKPGENLVTNGGKWNGIYIPASIVIYPFSLARTPNENKEEFVLTIDENSILISETEGHPLFDEEGKGTDFLENCKKTVTEHFDHIQVSKHFIGTLAKKDLITESSLSVNYGDQQEKVNIGGIFSIDEKKLDALPAEEFEELRKQGLLPAIYAQLASLHQIHRLHNMSLSENPVS; this is encoded by the coding sequence ATGACACCTAAATTCGCTACTATCAACAATGAAACTCATCGCAAGTTCAGAATAAAAAATCATACTGATTTTGCTCATATTCAGGGTCAGCACCTCGCGCCGATAGCACTCCATGAATTTGTCAAAACTGCAACAAGCCTGCCAGTGGTTTTTGTCAAACCCCAGAATGGCGACGACTTTCACGCCGTCGTTATGATGGGCCTGAAGCCTGGTGAAAACCTTGTTACCAACGGTGGTAAATGGAATGGCATTTATATTCCGGCCAGCATAGTGATCTATCCCTTCAGCCTGGCCAGAACACCTAACGAGAATAAAGAAGAGTTTGTCCTGACAATTGATGAGAACAGTATACTGATTAGCGAAACGGAAGGGCATCCACTGTTTGATGAAGAGGGCAAAGGAACAGATTTTCTTGAGAACTGCAAAAAGACCGTAACAGAGCATTTCGATCATATTCAGGTATCGAAACATTTCATCGGCACGCTGGCGAAAAAAGACCTTATCACCGAAAGCAGCCTTTCCGTCAATTACGGAGACCAGCAGGAAAAGGTCAACATCGGAGGAATATTCTCCATCGATGAGAAAAAACTGGACGCCTTGCCAGCGGAAGAATTTGAAGAATTGCGCAAGCAAGGGCTTCTGCCAGCAATCTATGCGCAGCTGGCTTCGCTCCATCAAATTCACAGGCTTCATAACATGAGCCTGTCGGAAAATCCGGTTTCATAG
- a CDS encoding isoaspartyl peptidase/L-asparaginase: MSISELSSGSAHASESETPSYRLVIHGGAGTILKENMTPEKEQAYRAKLEEALQAGQSVLAGGGEALDAVTAAIHVMENSPLFNAGKGAVFTHEGRNEMDASIMDGRDLNAGAVAGVTRIKNPIDLAREVMEHSRHVMLTGAGAEEFAAERGMDFVNPDYFRTQRRWDQLQNALKNNELSLDHTEEDFDIIEGVDPEDPDHKFGTVGAVALDVHGNLAAGTSTGGMTNKRYHRVGDSPIIGAGTYADNASCGVSATGHGEFFIRATVARSICALMEYKGLSLQEAADEIIMKKLVKMGGDGGIIALDHAGNISMTFNTPGMYRGYITEEGKPEVEIYKD; the protein is encoded by the coding sequence ATGAGCATTTCGGAACTTTCATCCGGTTCCGCCCACGCGTCCGAGTCTGAGACGCCCAGCTACAGGCTGGTTATACATGGGGGTGCCGGAACCATACTCAAAGAAAACATGACGCCGGAAAAAGAGCAGGCCTATCGGGCCAAGCTCGAAGAAGCTCTGCAGGCGGGGCAGTCGGTGCTGGCTGGCGGCGGTGAGGCACTTGACGCCGTGACGGCAGCCATCCATGTCATGGAAAATTCGCCATTGTTTAATGCCGGCAAGGGGGCGGTCTTTACCCATGAAGGCCGTAACGAGATGGATGCCTCGATTATGGACGGCCGCGATCTGAATGCCGGTGCAGTCGCCGGTGTAACACGGATAAAGAATCCCATCGACCTGGCGCGGGAGGTAATGGAGCATTCCCGTCATGTGATGCTGACCGGGGCGGGGGCTGAGGAGTTTGCCGCCGAACGCGGTATGGACTTTGTCAATCCGGACTATTTCCGTACCCAGCGGCGCTGGGACCAGCTCCAGAACGCGCTGAAAAATAACGAGCTGTCCCTGGATCATACGGAAGAGGATTTTGATATTATCGAAGGGGTGGATCCGGAAGACCCCGATCATAAATTCGGTACAGTTGGCGCGGTGGCGCTTGATGTGCACGGCAACCTGGCGGCCGGAACCTCCACCGGCGGCATGACCAACAAGCGTTATCACCGTGTCGGCGACAGCCCTATTATAGGGGCAGGCACCTATGCGGACAACGCCAGCTGCGGGGTTTCCGCCACCGGTCACGGAGAGTTTTTCATTCGCGCCACTGTGGCCCGCAGCATTTGCGCCCTGATGGAATACAAGGGTCTGAGCCTGCAGGAAGCTGCCGACGAGATCATTATGAAAAAACTGGTTAAAATGGGCGGGGACGGCGGAATTATCGCCCTGGATCATGCCGGCAATATCTCCATGACCTTCAATACCCCGGGCATGTATCGCGGTTATATTACCGAAGAAGGCAAGCCTGAGGTTGAAATCTATAAGGATTGA
- the rpmF gene encoding 50S ribosomal protein L32, which translates to MAVPKSKISKSRRGQRRSHDSLSVDKYVEDQESGELRRRHHIDLSTGKYRGRQILEPSDNY; encoded by the coding sequence ATGGCAGTTCCAAAAAGTAAGATCTCCAAGTCCCGCCGCGGCCAGCGTCGTTCTCACGATTCCCTTAGCGTGGACAAATATGTGGAAGACCAGGAAAGCGGCGAATTGCGCCGTCGTCATCACATTGACCTGAGCACCGGTAAATACCGCGGTCGCCAGATCCTTGAACCTTCCGACAACTATTAA
- the dgcA gene encoding N-acetyl-D-Glu racemase DgcA, translating to MIGKRLTACHENWPLREPFRISRGVKISADVIHVSIDCDQVTGHGESVPYARYGETIETVLDQIGEVLPEVEEGVSPEDLLARLPAGAARNALDCALWDLMARWQGRSVAELLDLEMPTELETAITIGVDKPEKMAEKARINSRAPLLKVKLDQENILDRVRAVRAASPDSRIILDPNESWTIDIIRDLDAELENLGVDLLEQPLPAGKDEGLRQFHPGVPVCADESCHTSKDLPALKEKYQYINIKLDKSGGLTEAVRLREQALEQGFGLMVGCMVATSLSMAPAILLCDGAEFIDLDGPWWMARDRENGFDIRDGIIRNISGDLWGGGEKMEIR from the coding sequence ATGATCGGTAAACGCCTGACGGCTTGCCATGAAAACTGGCCTCTACGGGAACCTTTCCGGATCTCCCGTGGTGTAAAGATATCTGCAGACGTGATCCATGTCTCGATTGATTGTGACCAGGTGACGGGACATGGTGAATCTGTTCCCTATGCCCGATACGGGGAGACCATTGAAACCGTCCTTGATCAGATCGGGGAAGTTTTGCCCGAGGTCGAAGAAGGGGTTAGTCCCGAGGATCTTCTGGCGCGACTTCCGGCCGGCGCGGCCCGCAATGCCTTGGACTGCGCCCTGTGGGATCTGATGGCCCGCTGGCAGGGCAGGTCCGTCGCTGAACTTCTGGACCTCGAGATGCCGACAGAACTTGAAACCGCCATCACCATTGGTGTGGACAAGCCGGAGAAGATGGCAGAAAAGGCCCGGATAAACAGCCGGGCGCCATTGCTGAAGGTAAAGCTGGACCAGGAAAATATTCTCGATCGCGTGCGTGCGGTCAGGGCCGCCTCGCCGGACAGCCGGATTATTCTGGACCCCAATGAAAGCTGGACCATCGACATAATCCGTGATCTGGATGCAGAATTGGAAAATCTTGGCGTTGATCTTCTGGAACAACCCCTTCCGGCCGGAAAGGATGAAGGACTGAGACAGTTTCATCCAGGGGTGCCGGTCTGTGCCGATGAATCCTGTCATACCAGCAAGGATCTTCCGGCCCTTAAGGAAAAATACCAGTATATCAACATCAAGCTGGATAAGTCCGGCGGGCTGACAGAGGCGGTCAGGCTGAGGGAGCAGGCATTGGAGCAGGGCTTCGGTCTGATGGTTGGCTGCATGGTGGCGACGTCCCTGTCCATGGCGCCGGCAATATTATTGTGTGACGGGGCGGAGTTTATCGATCTGGATGGCCCATGGTGGATGGCAAGGGATCGTGAAAATGGGTTTGATATCCGTGACGGCATTATCCGGAATATATCCGGTGACCTGTGGGGAGGGGGCGAAAAAATGGAAATTCGATAG